Proteins from a single region of Belliella baltica DSM 15883:
- the gcvP gene encoding aminomethyl-transferring glycine dehydrogenase: protein MKINLSPSTKFENRHNGSSQEDVNMMLEKIGAASIDELIDQTIPKSIQLTKPLDLPSAKSEAAFLKEFKTLASKNKIFKSFIGLGYYDTIVPGVILRNVLENPGWYTAYTPYQAEIAQGRLEALINYQTMVMDLTKMEMANASLLDEATAAAEAMTMLHASKPREKKNANKFFVDEKVFPQTRDLLITRSIPVGIELVIAPLSELDLTDADIFGVLIQYPNMDGEVIDHAALVAAAKENNVLTAFSTDLLSLTLLTPPGEMGADVVVGTSQRLGVPMGFGGPHAAFFATKETYKRQVPGRIIGVSQDRDGNKAYRMALQTREQHIKREKATSNICTAQVLLAVMAGMYSVYHGPKGLKEIAAKTHGLASLTAQALKEMGFEQENNNFFDTIKIKVDPVQQSKIQAFALSAEMNFRYEEGAIFLSFDEPKTLEDVKDVIEVFAKSTNQKAEINWDTLVNGLELNLPDGLERTSEYLTHPVFNQFHSEHEMLRYIKRLENKDLSLVHSMISLGSCTMKLNATTEMIPVTWPEFGQLHPFCPQDQAAGYYELFQNLRNWLTEITGFADTSLQPNSGAQGEYAGLMVIRAYHMSRGDHHRNIAIIPTSAHGTNPASAVMAGMKVVLVKCDEKGNIDIDDLRQKAEAHSNELAALMVTYPSTHGVFEEAIQKICQIIHDHGGQVYMDGANMNAQVGLTSPGRIGADVCHLNLHKTFCIPHGGGGPGMGPISVAEQLVPFLPGNPLVQTGGTQAINAISAAPFGSASILPISYAYIAMMGGEGLTNATRIAILNANYIKAKLEAHYPILYTGKGGRAAHEMILDCRAFKEVGIEVEDIAKRLMDYGFHAPTVSFPVAGTLMVEPTESETVSELDRFCDAMIAIRAEIQEVYDGIADKENNVLKNAPHTANLALAENWELPYSREKAVYPLPYVRGNKFWPTVRRIDSAFGDRNLICSCIPVEEYASEVEG from the coding sequence ATGAAGATTAATCTTTCCCCATCTACAAAGTTTGAAAATAGGCATAATGGATCATCTCAGGAAGATGTGAACATGATGCTTGAGAAAATTGGTGCCGCTTCAATTGACGAGTTAATTGATCAAACCATCCCAAAATCTATTCAATTGACGAAGCCTTTGGACTTGCCAAGCGCAAAATCTGAAGCTGCTTTTTTGAAAGAATTCAAGACTTTGGCTTCTAAGAATAAAATCTTCAAATCATTTATTGGTTTGGGGTATTATGATACTATTGTTCCTGGAGTGATTTTGAGAAATGTGCTTGAAAATCCAGGATGGTATACCGCTTACACTCCTTATCAAGCTGAAATCGCTCAAGGAAGACTTGAAGCTTTGATCAACTACCAGACGATGGTCATGGATTTGACGAAAATGGAAATGGCAAATGCGTCTCTTCTTGATGAAGCAACGGCTGCTGCTGAAGCGATGACGATGTTACACGCCTCTAAGCCTAGAGAAAAGAAAAACGCAAACAAATTTTTTGTAGATGAAAAAGTATTCCCTCAAACGAGAGATTTGTTGATTACGAGATCTATTCCTGTTGGAATTGAACTGGTGATTGCACCTTTATCTGAGTTGGACTTGACTGATGCTGATATTTTCGGTGTACTGATCCAGTATCCAAATATGGATGGAGAAGTAATCGATCACGCTGCTCTTGTCGCTGCTGCCAAAGAAAATAATGTATTGACTGCATTTTCAACTGATCTTTTGAGCTTAACGCTATTAACACCTCCAGGAGAAATGGGAGCGGATGTGGTAGTAGGTACAAGCCAAAGACTGGGTGTTCCAATGGGATTTGGAGGACCTCACGCAGCATTTTTCGCAACAAAAGAAACTTACAAGAGACAAGTTCCAGGTAGAATCATCGGTGTGTCTCAGGACAGAGATGGTAACAAAGCCTACAGAATGGCTTTGCAAACCCGTGAGCAACATATTAAAAGAGAAAAAGCAACTTCCAACATCTGTACAGCCCAAGTATTGCTTGCAGTGATGGCAGGAATGTATTCTGTATATCACGGACCAAAAGGCTTGAAAGAAATTGCAGCAAAAACTCATGGTTTAGCGAGTTTGACCGCTCAAGCCCTCAAAGAAATGGGATTTGAACAAGAAAACAATAATTTCTTCGATACGATAAAGATCAAAGTAGATCCTGTTCAGCAATCAAAAATTCAAGCGTTTGCACTTTCCGCGGAAATGAACTTCAGATATGAAGAAGGAGCTATTTTCCTTTCTTTTGATGAACCAAAAACGCTTGAAGATGTAAAAGATGTAATTGAAGTATTTGCTAAATCAACCAATCAAAAAGCGGAAATCAACTGGGACACTTTAGTCAATGGATTAGAACTCAACTTACCTGATGGTCTTGAGAGAACTTCTGAATACCTAACTCATCCAGTTTTCAATCAATTCCATTCAGAGCATGAAATGCTCAGATATATCAAGCGCTTAGAAAACAAAGATCTTTCCTTAGTTCATTCAATGATTTCATTGGGTTCATGTACCATGAAATTGAATGCAACAACAGAAATGATTCCTGTTACTTGGCCAGAGTTCGGTCAATTGCATCCATTCTGTCCACAGGATCAAGCAGCAGGATATTATGAATTGTTCCAAAACTTAAGAAATTGGCTAACAGAGATCACTGGTTTTGCTGACACTTCATTGCAGCCAAACTCTGGTGCTCAAGGAGAATATGCTGGCTTGATGGTCATCAGAGCTTACCACATGAGCAGAGGTGATCATCACAGAAATATCGCTATCATCCCAACCTCTGCTCACGGAACAAACCCTGCTTCTGCTGTCATGGCAGGAATGAAAGTGGTCTTAGTGAAGTGTGATGAAAAAGGAAATATAGATATCGATGATTTAAGACAAAAAGCAGAAGCACACAGCAATGAATTGGCTGCTTTGATGGTTACTTATCCTTCTACTCACGGTGTGTTTGAAGAAGCAATCCAGAAAATTTGTCAAATCATCCACGACCATGGTGGACAAGTCTATATGGATGGAGCAAATATGAATGCACAAGTTGGATTGACAAGCCCAGGCAGAATTGGGGCTGATGTTTGTCACTTGAATCTTCACAAGACCTTCTGTATTCCACATGGTGGCGGTGGACCTGGCATGGGACCTATTTCAGTAGCAGAGCAATTGGTACCTTTCCTTCCTGGAAACCCTTTGGTTCAGACAGGCGGAACGCAGGCGATCAATGCAATTTCAGCGGCTCCATTTGGTAGTGCGAGTATCTTGCCTATTTCTTATGCCTATATTGCTATGATGGGGGGAGAAGGCTTAACTAATGCTACAAGAATCGCCATTCTCAATGCAAATTATATCAAAGCAAAATTAGAAGCTCATTATCCAATTTTGTACACTGGTAAAGGAGGAAGAGCTGCACACGAGATGATTTTGGATTGTCGTGCTTTCAAGGAAGTAGGAATAGAAGTAGAAGATATCGCTAAGCGATTGATGGATTATGGATTCCACGCGCCGACAGTTTCATTCCCAGTAGCTGGCACCTTGATGGTAGAACCTACTGAATCAGAAACAGTTTCAGAATTAGACAGGTTCTGTGACGCGATGATCGCAATCAGAGCTGAAATTCAAGAAGTCTATGATGGAATAGCTGACAAAGAAAATAATGTGTTGAAAAACGCACCACATACAGCAAATCTAGCTTTGGCAGAGAATTGGGAACTTCCTTATTCAAGAGAAAAAGCAGTTTATCCACTTCCTTATGTGAGGGGAAACAAATTCTGGCCAACTGTCAGAAGAATTGACTCAGCCTTCGGAGATAGAAATCTAATCTGTAGCTGTATTCCTGTTGAGGAATACGCTTCGGAAGTAGAAGGATAA
- a CDS encoding M28 family peptidase — MKRNYLIAGMLSLCLTYQVSAQDATALKYAEKITAAGLEEKLTYLASDEMEGRDTGEKGQKMAAEYLVNHYKNLGLAGPVNGEYLQKFNLASVSFSEVSMTVGKQKLVNNEDFVFIGDGDMKKAAKADLVFLGLASEENLAKVDVKGKLVGLWAIGERAQTVVRDVMDAGAAGIVIVTMEGQANFDRLANRYKSLSGRGRLGFEQPSKQEPIFLVSSDKMSSLFGTPVEILKEAAKNNPESIKSQKASYLIKKSTKLVPTENVMGYLEGTDKKEEVLVISSHYDHTGIDSQGRINNGADDDGSGTVSVMQIAEAFAAAAKDGIRPRRSILFLNVTGEEKGLLGSEYYSNNPIFPLENTVNNINIDMVGRIDYEYQDAENQDYVYVIGSEMLSSQLKVINEYNNITYTGLKLDYRYDAEDDPNRFYYRSDHYNFAKNNIPVIFFFNGVHDDYHQHTDTVDKIEFPLMTKRAKLIFHTSWDLANREQRTPVDGTNTRTDR; from the coding sequence ATGAAGAGAAATTATTTGATAGCAGGAATGTTATCCTTGTGCCTAACCTATCAGGTAAGCGCACAAGATGCTACAGCACTGAAATATGCAGAAAAAATCACTGCTGCTGGCTTAGAAGAAAAACTAACTTACCTAGCTTCTGACGAAATGGAAGGAAGAGATACAGGTGAAAAAGGTCAAAAAATGGCTGCGGAATACCTAGTAAATCATTATAAAAATTTAGGCTTAGCAGGCCCTGTGAATGGTGAGTACCTTCAAAAATTCAACTTAGCCTCAGTTTCTTTCTCCGAAGTCAGTATGACAGTTGGAAAACAGAAATTAGTCAACAATGAAGATTTTGTTTTCATAGGTGATGGCGATATGAAAAAAGCTGCCAAAGCTGACTTGGTATTCTTGGGTCTTGCTTCTGAAGAGAATTTAGCCAAAGTAGATGTAAAAGGTAAGCTTGTCGGCCTTTGGGCGATTGGTGAAAGAGCACAGACTGTTGTGAGAGATGTGATGGATGCAGGTGCTGCAGGTATCGTAATCGTAACTATGGAAGGTCAGGCAAATTTTGATAGACTGGCAAACAGATATAAATCACTTAGCGGTAGGGGTAGATTAGGGTTCGAACAACCTTCTAAACAAGAACCGATCTTCCTAGTGAGCTCAGATAAAATGTCTTCTTTATTTGGAACTCCTGTGGAGATTTTGAAAGAAGCAGCTAAAAACAATCCTGAATCTATCAAGTCTCAAAAAGCTTCTTATTTGATTAAGAAAAGTACAAAATTGGTTCCTACTGAAAATGTAATGGGCTACTTGGAAGGAACTGACAAGAAAGAGGAAGTTTTGGTGATTTCATCTCACTATGACCATACTGGTATCGACAGCCAAGGAAGAATCAACAATGGTGCAGATGATGACGGTTCTGGAACTGTCTCTGTAATGCAGATTGCTGAGGCTTTTGCTGCTGCCGCCAAAGACGGTATCAGACCAAGAAGAAGCATTCTTTTCTTGAACGTCACAGGTGAAGAAAAAGGGCTTTTGGGTTCTGAATACTATTCCAATAACCCAATTTTCCCATTGGAAAATACTGTGAACAACATCAACATCGATATGGTCGGTAGAATTGATTATGAATATCAAGACGCCGAAAACCAAGACTATGTGTATGTCATCGGTTCTGAGATGCTTTCTTCACAATTGAAAGTGATCAACGAATACAATAACATTACTTACACTGGTTTGAAATTGGATTACAGATATGATGCAGAGGATGATCCAAACAGATTTTACTACAGATCGGATCATTACAACTTTGCTAAAAACAATATTCCTGTAATCTTCTTCTTCAATGGTGTTCATGATGACTATCATCAGCACACGGACACAGTGGACAAAATCGAATTCCCATTGATGACAAAAAGAGCAAAATTAATCTTCCATACCTCTTGGGACCTAGCCAACAGAGAGCAAAGAACTCCTGTAGACGGAACGAACACAAGAACAGACAGATAA